A region of Salvelinus alpinus chromosome 24, SLU_Salpinus.1, whole genome shotgun sequence DNA encodes the following proteins:
- the LOC139552102 gene encoding nucleoplasmin-like encodes MHKQEKPLSMLWGCELSDSKMQETFKTDDTNYQHQLALRTMCLGAGAKEEFNIVELITGEPANGKGVAVATLHANGMPMVNLSGLELHPPVTFRLKSGAGPVYICGEHIALEDDFSGMESGDEEMEDEEEDIEESPVKPKKALAKSVNAAGKKKKPEAADEPVSDDENPPKKGKGRGKGRGK; translated from the exons ATGCACAAACAGGAAAAACCACTGTCGATGTTATGGG GTTGTGAACTCAGCGACTCAAAGATGCAGGAAACATTCAAAACGGATGATACAAACTACCAACACCAACTCGCCCTGAGAACT ATGTGTCTGGGCGCAGGCGCCAAAGAAGAGTTCAACATTGTGGAGTTGATTACTGGAGAACCGGCTAATGGTAAAGGTGTAGCCGTGGCGACCCTGCATGCCAACGGCATGCCCATG GTCAATCTCTCTGGGCTTGAACTCCACCCTCCTGTCACCTTCAGGCTGAAGAGTGGTGCTGGACCTGTGTACATCTGTGGGGAACACATTGCAC TGGAGGATGACTTCTCAGGCATGGAGAGTGGTGATGAGGAgatggaggatgaggaggaagacaTTGAGGAGTCTCCTGTGAAGCCTAAGAAAGCACTAGCCAAAAGCGTAAATGCTGCAGGCAAG AAAAAGAAGCCAGAGGCAGCAGATGA acccgtgTCTGACGACGAGAACCCTCCCAAAAAG ggaaaggggagaggaaaagGCAGGGGAAAGTAA